The Methanococcus voltae PS genomic interval CGTTTGAAGATATTGGAAACCCTGCTTCTATTACATCTACGCCTAATTCGTCTAATTTACTAGCTATTTCTAATTTAGCATTTATTGGAAATGATATTTCCGGAGTTTGTTCCCCGTCCCTTAGTGTAGTGTCAAAAATTTCTAAATTTCTTATGTTTTTATTTCTATTATTCTTTTTTAGTCCGTTGTTTTTCATACATCTCACGAGATATCGTAATTTATTATTTACATTAAATCATTACTTTTTTACTTATGTTATATATTTGTTTATATGTTTAACATTGTGGTAATGATAAATACTTTGTTCGATATAGTAATATATTTATAACGATTATAATTATATTCATTATTTATGAATTAATTTTAAATATAGGTATTTAGTTAAATATATACAATTAAATAGTAATTTAAAACCAAATAGTTAATAATAATTGATACATCGATAAATCAATATAACACTTAAATTTATAAAGTAAACTAAATAATTATATGTTCAGAAATTGTTATTTTGGCGTAATTATTTTATTTGTTGTGATAATATGATGAGAGGAAAAGATGCAACACTACACGCGATATTAAATACAATAATTGAAGATGAACCTGAAACTCAGGACGAAATCGCTGAAAAATTAGACGTCAGTAGAAGATACGTTGCAAAACTTTTAAAACCCCTTATAGATGATAAAGTGGTAAAACACCCGTACGTATTAAATATTGATAAATTACAAGATTATGGAAAATATATCGAAGAAGAAAAGTTTTTTGGACAAATAATTAACTCATTGCACGAAATGGGTAATTGCGTAATGGAACATAACGCTAAAATAATAAATGCGCTTAATACTAACGATATAGAAGAAGCAAAATCAATTATAGTTATGGACTACATGTTAAATCGAATGGAAGATGAATTAAACTTAGTAATAAAGATGAAATACTCAAAATACTTGACAAATGAACAAATTTTACTTATAACGTCCATAGCTTCAAATATTGAAAGGTGTGGAGATTATTTATCCAATATTGCTGAAGAAATAGTTGATGGACTAGTTATTAATGAGAACATTAAACCAGATATCCACGAATTACAAAAAACCATGACTAAAATGTTTCCTATTGCTATGCAAATGGTGATTGATAGAGAAGTAAACATGGATATTTACGAGCAAGAAAAGAAATTACATAGAATTATTGACAAAGTATTAGATAAAATAAGTAACCAAACCCCCGAAATTAGCAATATATTAAAATATATTGAATTTGGAATGTTTTTAAAAGATGTAGAAAGATTTGGCGATAGAAGTATTAAAATTTATGAATTAAGTAGGGAATTACACTATAACATCCCATCTAGTACTAAAATTCCGGAAAACGTTAGAAATGGATAATTATTATTATTATTATTATTATTATTAATTTTAGTTTTTATTTTTATTCTTATTTTTATTCTTATTTTTATTCTTATTTTTATCGATATATATTA includes:
- a CDS encoding PhoU domain-containing protein; this translates as MMRGKDATLHAILNTIIEDEPETQDEIAEKLDVSRRYVAKLLKPLIDDKVVKHPYVLNIDKLQDYGKYIEEEKFFGQIINSLHEMGNCVMEHNAKIINALNTNDIEEAKSIIVMDYMLNRMEDELNLVIKMKYSKYLTNEQILLITSIASNIERCGDYLSNIAEEIVDGLVINENIKPDIHELQKTMTKMFPIAMQMVIDREVNMDIYEQEKKLHRIIDKVLDKISNQTPEISNILKYIEFGMFLKDVERFGDRSIKIYELSRELHYNIPSSTKIPENVRNG